One genomic window of uncultured delta proteobacterium includes the following:
- the rbr gene encoding Rubrerythrin, translated as MKSVKGTQTEKNLMIAFAGESEARNRYTYWAAQAKKDGFVQIQHIFEETADQEKEHAKRLFKFLEGGMVETTVTFPAGVIGATYDNLIAAAEGEHEEATHMYPEFAKTARQEGFEDIAKTMEAIAVAEDWHEKRYRALAANIKAGAVFKRSEPVYWRCRNCGFIHHGAEAPGACVACAHPQAHFELRGQNW; from the coding sequence ATGAAATCAGTGAAAGGCACGCAAACCGAAAAGAACCTCATGATCGCGTTCGCGGGCGAGTCCGAGGCCCGCAACCGTTACACCTACTGGGCAGCCCAGGCCAAAAAGGACGGATTCGTCCAGATCCAGCATATTTTCGAGGAAACCGCGGACCAGGAAAAAGAACACGCCAAGCGCCTTTTCAAGTTCCTTGAAGGCGGCATGGTGGAAACCACGGTCACGTTCCCGGCGGGCGTGATCGGCGCCACCTACGACAACCTCATCGCCGCCGCCGAAGGCGAGCACGAGGAAGCCACCCACATGTACCCGGAGTTCGCGAAAACCGCCCGCCAGGAAGGGTTTGAGGACATCGCCAAAACCATGGAAGCCATTGCGGTGGCCGAAGACTGGCACGAAAAGCGCTACCGCGCCCTGGCCGCCAACATCAAGGCCGGCGCCGTGTTCAAGCGTTCGGAGCCTGTGTACTGGCGCTGCCGGAACTGCGGCTTCATCCACCACGGCGCCGAAGCTCCGGGCGCCTGCGTGGCCTGTGCCCATCCCCAGGCCCACTTCGAGCTTCGCGGCCAGAATTGGTAA
- a CDS encoding hypothetical protein (Evidence 5 : No homology to any previously reported sequences): protein MTLSVKHENEKSAPVRTHSRGALVGASDVFS from the coding sequence GTGACGCTCTCCGTCAAGCATGAAAATGAAAAAAGCGCCCCGGTCCGTACTCACAGCCGGGGCGCTTTGGTCGGGGCATCCGATGTTTTCTCTTAA
- a CDS encoding D-lactate dehydrogenase (Cytochrome), which translates to MLPAAYAALHDDLLAFIPEGRIYTDPLRTLAYGTDASFYRLTPKIVVDALTEGEVIKIVRLAARHKTPVTFRAAGTSLSGQGVTDSVLVRLGYGWRGHRISEDGASISLQPGIVGADANKLLAPLGRKIGPDPASIDSCMIGGIAANNASGMCCGVADNSYKTLVSARLILADGTLLDTGDLASRTAFAASHRHILDGLAGLREKILADKDLAERIRRKFKIKNTTGYSINALVDFDDPFEMLQHLMIGSEGTLGFIAEVTYKTVHEHAFKASALMLFSSIPEACRGAIALQNAPVSSAELMDRASLRSVEGQPGIPEHIANLGSEVCSLLVETRAATGEDLDKQIAAITKAVAGLDLVQPVAFTDVEKEYAALWKIRKGILPSVGAVRVPGQTSIIEDVAVPIDSLAAAALDIQKLFEKYGYAEGVIFGHARDGNLHFCFNQNFEDEKEVTRYAAFMDDICECIATKYEGSLKAEHGTGRNMAPFVELEWGKAAYGLMREIKTLLDPEKLLNPGVILNENPHSHITDLKPLTPAHELVDACTECGFCEATCPSRRLSLTPRQRISSWREITRLTDPMRKDALLKAMEKSYTYQGRDTCAADGLCALRCPAQINTGAFIKHLRSEQNGPLANKTASLVGNHFRGVCLGASVLLTAANAAHKLLGAKFMQKGSDALRVVSCRTSPAWNKAMPSGVFALPSLDRERPGNPEKTVVYFPSCISRNMGPALDSTDRRSEVQIAVDVLSRAGYTVIFPEGVESLCCGMAFASKGFTEQAAAREKELGEALLKATDNGRYPVLSETSPCLAHMRETLDPRLKLYEPIAFALEFLAPVLPLRKLPKKVAIHATCSTRKMGLTEDLVKLASLCAETVVAPEHTECCGWAGDRGFTHPELNEAALHDLRLQVSGCDAGYSTSRTCQIGLTLHGGIPYMPILALVDEASS; encoded by the coding sequence ATGCTGCCTGCCGCGTATGCCGCGTTACACGACGATCTGCTCGCCTTCATTCCGGAAGGCAGAATCTACACCGACCCGCTCCGGACCCTGGCCTACGGCACGGACGCCAGCTTCTACCGCCTGACGCCCAAAATCGTGGTGGACGCCCTGACAGAAGGCGAGGTCATCAAGATCGTGCGCCTCGCGGCCAGGCACAAGACGCCCGTAACGTTCCGGGCGGCGGGCACCAGCTTGTCCGGCCAGGGCGTGACGGATTCCGTCCTGGTCCGCCTCGGCTACGGCTGGCGGGGCCACAGGATCAGCGAGGACGGCGCGTCGATCAGCCTGCAGCCGGGCATTGTCGGGGCGGACGCCAACAAGCTCCTCGCGCCGCTCGGCCGCAAGATCGGGCCGGACCCGGCCTCCATCGATTCCTGCATGATCGGCGGCATTGCCGCCAACAACGCCAGCGGCATGTGCTGCGGGGTGGCGGACAACTCCTACAAGACCCTGGTCTCCGCCCGCCTCATCCTGGCGGACGGCACGCTGCTGGATACCGGGGACCTTGCCAGCCGCACGGCCTTTGCCGCGAGCCACAGGCATATCCTGGACGGGCTTGCCGGTCTGCGGGAGAAAATCCTGGCGGACAAGGATCTGGCCGAACGCATCCGCCGAAAGTTCAAGATCAAAAATACCACCGGGTACAGCATCAACGCCCTGGTGGACTTTGACGACCCCTTTGAGATGCTGCAGCACCTGATGATCGGGTCCGAAGGGACGCTCGGCTTTATCGCGGAAGTGACCTACAAAACCGTGCACGAGCACGCGTTCAAGGCCTCGGCCCTCATGCTGTTTTCGTCCATCCCGGAAGCCTGCCGGGGGGCCATTGCGCTGCAGAACGCGCCGGTTTCCTCGGCCGAACTCATGGACCGGGCCTCGCTCCGCTCCGTGGAAGGCCAGCCCGGCATACCGGAACACATCGCAAACCTGGGGAGCGAGGTCTGCTCCCTGCTGGTGGAAACCCGCGCCGCCACCGGGGAGGATCTGGACAAACAGATCGCGGCCATCACCAAAGCCGTGGCCGGGCTTGACCTGGTCCAGCCCGTGGCCTTCACGGATGTGGAAAAGGAATACGCGGCGCTCTGGAAGATCCGCAAGGGCATTCTGCCCTCCGTCGGCGCGGTGCGCGTGCCCGGGCAGACCAGCATCATCGAGGACGTGGCCGTGCCCATCGACAGCCTGGCCGCCGCCGCCCTGGATATCCAGAAACTCTTCGAAAAGTACGGCTATGCCGAGGGCGTCATCTTCGGCCACGCCCGCGACGGCAACCTGCACTTCTGCTTCAACCAGAATTTCGAGGATGAAAAGGAAGTGACCCGGTACGCGGCCTTCATGGACGACATCTGCGAGTGTATCGCCACCAAGTATGAAGGGTCCCTGAAGGCCGAGCACGGCACGGGCCGCAACATGGCGCCCTTCGTGGAGTTGGAATGGGGCAAGGCCGCCTACGGCCTCATGCGTGAGATCAAAACCCTGCTCGACCCGGAAAAACTCCTGAACCCCGGCGTCATCCTGAACGAAAACCCACATTCACACATAACGGACTTAAAACCCCTGACCCCGGCCCACGAGCTTGTCGACGCCTGTACGGAGTGCGGGTTCTGCGAGGCCACCTGCCCGTCGCGCCGCCTTTCCCTGACGCCGAGGCAGCGCATATCCTCCTGGCGCGAGATAACCCGGCTGACCGACCCCATGCGAAAAGACGCGCTCCTCAAAGCCATGGAGAAGAGCTACACCTACCAGGGCAGGGACACCTGCGCGGCCGACGGCCTCTGCGCCCTGCGCTGTCCCGCGCAGATCAACACCGGCGCCTTCATCAAGCATCTGCGTTCCGAACAGAACGGCCCGCTCGCCAACAAAACGGCGTCCCTTGTCGGCAACCATTTCCGGGGCGTGTGCCTCGGCGCGTCCGTGCTCCTCACCGCCGCCAACGCGGCCCACAAGCTCCTTGGCGCGAAATTCATGCAAAAGGGGTCGGACGCGTTGCGCGTCGTCTCCTGCCGCACCAGCCCGGCCTGGAACAAGGCCATGCCTTCCGGCGTGTTCGCGCTGCCGTCCCTCGACCGGGAACGGCCCGGCAATCCGGAAAAGACCGTGGTCTATTTCCCCAGCTGCATCAGCCGGAACATGGGACCGGCGCTCGATTCCACGGACCGGCGGAGCGAGGTGCAAATCGCGGTGGATGTTCTCTCCCGCGCGGGGTACACCGTCATCTTCCCCGAAGGGGTGGAAAGCCTCTGCTGCGGCATGGCCTTTGCCAGCAAGGGCTTCACGGAGCAGGCGGCGGCCAGGGAAAAGGAACTCGGCGAAGCCCTGCTCAAGGCCACGGACAACGGCCGCTATCCCGTGCTGTCGGAAACCAGCCCTTGCCTCGCCCACATGCGGGAAACCCTGGACCCGCGCCTGAAATTGTATGAACCCATCGCCTTTGCCCTGGAGTTTCTGGCGCCCGTGCTGCCGCTCCGCAAGCTGCCGAAAAAGGTGGCGATCCACGCCACCTGTTCCACCCGCAAGATGGGGCTGACGGAGGATCTTGTGAAGCTGGCCTCCCTCTGCGCAGAGACCGTCGTCGCGCCGGAACACACGGAATGCTGCGGCTGGGCCGGGGACAGGGGCTTCACCCATCCGGAACTCAACGAGGCCGCGCTGCACGATCTGCGCCTCCAGGTCAGCGGGTGCGACGCGGGCTATTCCACCAGCCGCACCTGCCAGATCGGGCTGACCCTGCACGGGGGTATCCCGTACATGCCGATTTTGGCCCTGGTGGATGAGGCCAGCTCTTAA
- a CDS encoding DEAD/DEAH box helicase domain protein — translation MDSSLSPLRENPPFEGAVADETLAPQPVFSSPEENGGALADFVGALLASERFGRQVTHHRVMNPTAGEYAETKKPLGTAMRAVLERAGISRLYSHQALATDLVRAGRDVVVATPTASGKSLIYNLPVLDRFLRDPDATSIFLFPLKALAQDQIAAFSALTDHWATDARPRISVYDGDTSDHFRRKIRENPPQILVTNPDMLHLAVLPFHERWTTFLASLSLVVIDEMHTYRGVFGAHMAQVLRRLARIAGLYGARPAYVSCSATIGNPAELALALTGKEAEAVTKGGSPQGKRHFIFINPEDSPATTAIHLLRAALARNLRTIVYAQSRRMTELISLWAAEQSGKYASKISAYRAGFLPEERRDIEARMASGDLLAVISTSALELGIDIGGLDLCILVGYPGSVMATLQRGGRVGRSGRESAVVLIAQEDALDQYIVRNPEDFFARPPECAVVNPENEVILERHLECAAAEHPLKPQGVDGEWLGSENAANALASLENQGLLLRSADGATLHAARKRPQRHVDLRGAGASITLQDNTGAVIGSLDGARAMREAHPGAVYIHRGRTYIVTSLDLAARTAVLEPGKPAYYTRTRGNKNTEILSVRAQKSLWGASLGLGRLRVTEEITGYEKRATRDGRLLSVVPLEFDPLVFETEGLWLTIPDGARHTVENALLHFMGAIHAVEHAAIGIMPLLVMADRNDFGGISTPMHAGLGTPAVFIYDGLPGGAGLSAQAFRDAETLLSRTLNVIAGCGCETGCPSCVHSPKCGSGNRPIDKDGAILLLQTMQADMTVAGHPDIELAAPPASPRSRISHEEQPRKTETLPVPPHTATSVAEAQGGGSPSFGSVSVEGGTATEERKIMQPCRFGVLDVETRYSAQDVGGWNRADRMGVSVAVLYDSGTAAFTSYTQDAVPELAARCAGLDLVVGFNILRFDYAVLGPHAPGVDWRKFPTLDMLAHVYERLSYRLSLDNIAQATLNVGKSADGLQALAWWKEGAVDKIEEYCRQDVAVTRDIYLFGRENGYLLFSNKAKQIVRVPVKW, via the coding sequence ATGGATTCTTCTCTGTCCCCGCTGCGGGAAAATCCCCCTTTTGAGGGTGCCGTCGCTGATGAAACCCTTGCGCCGCAACCCGTTTTTTCTTCCCCGGAGGAAAACGGCGGCGCGTTGGCGGATTTTGTGGGCGCGCTTCTTGCTTCAGAACGATTCGGAAGGCAGGTGACCCACCATCGCGTCATGAACCCGACAGCGGGCGAATACGCAGAGACAAAAAAGCCCCTCGGCACCGCAATGCGCGCTGTGCTCGAGCGGGCGGGCATCTCCCGGCTTTACTCACACCAGGCTTTGGCCACGGACCTCGTCCGGGCGGGCCGCGACGTGGTCGTCGCCACACCAACGGCAAGCGGCAAATCACTTATCTATAACTTACCGGTTCTCGACCGGTTCCTTCGCGATCCGGATGCGACATCCATTTTTCTCTTTCCTCTCAAGGCGTTAGCGCAAGACCAAATTGCCGCATTTTCCGCCCTCACTGACCACTGGGCGACGGACGCCAGACCGCGCATTTCGGTGTACGATGGGGACACGTCCGACCATTTCCGGCGGAAAATTCGCGAAAATCCCCCCCAGATTCTCGTCACCAATCCGGACATGCTGCATCTTGCGGTTCTGCCCTTCCACGAGCGCTGGACCACGTTTCTGGCTTCCCTCTCCCTGGTGGTCATTGACGAAATGCACACGTACCGCGGCGTTTTTGGCGCGCACATGGCCCAGGTGCTGCGGCGGCTCGCCCGGATAGCGGGGCTGTACGGGGCGCGCCCGGCCTATGTTTCCTGCTCCGCCACCATCGGCAACCCGGCGGAACTGGCCCTGGCGCTGACCGGGAAAGAGGCCGAAGCCGTCACAAAAGGCGGTTCGCCCCAGGGGAAGCGGCATTTCATCTTCATCAACCCCGAGGACAGCCCGGCCACCACGGCCATCCACCTCTTGCGCGCGGCGCTCGCCAGGAATCTGCGCACCATCGTCTACGCCCAGTCGCGCCGCATGACCGAACTCATCAGCCTGTGGGCGGCGGAGCAGTCCGGCAAGTACGCCTCCAAAATCAGCGCGTACCGCGCGGGCTTTCTGCCCGAGGAGCGGCGCGATATCGAGGCGCGCATGGCTTCCGGCGATCTGCTCGCGGTCATCAGCACCAGCGCGCTGGAACTGGGCATCGATATCGGCGGGCTGGATCTCTGCATCCTGGTGGGGTACCCCGGCAGCGTGATGGCGACTTTGCAGCGCGGCGGGCGCGTGGGGCGCTCCGGACGGGAATCCGCCGTGGTTTTGATCGCGCAGGAAGACGCGCTGGACCAGTACATCGTGCGCAACCCCGAGGACTTTTTCGCCCGCCCGCCGGAATGCGCGGTGGTCAACCCGGAGAACGAGGTCATCCTTGAGCGCCACCTGGAATGCGCGGCCGCCGAGCACCCCCTGAAGCCCCAGGGCGTGGACGGGGAATGGCTCGGCTCGGAAAACGCGGCGAACGCCCTGGCCTCTTTGGAAAACCAGGGCCTGCTCCTGCGCAGCGCCGACGGCGCCACCCTGCACGCGGCCAGGAAACGCCCCCAGCGCCACGTGGACCTGCGCGGCGCGGGCGCGTCCATAACCCTGCAGGACAACACCGGGGCGGTCATCGGCTCCCTGGACGGGGCGCGGGCCATGCGCGAGGCGCATCCCGGCGCGGTCTACATCCACCGGGGCAGGACCTACATCGTCACCTCCCTGGACCTCGCCGCGCGCACCGCGGTTCTGGAACCGGGCAAACCCGCCTACTACACCCGCACCCGGGGCAACAAGAACACGGAGATCCTCTCCGTGCGGGCGCAAAAAAGCCTCTGGGGGGCCTCCCTGGGCCTCGGAAGGCTCCGGGTGACGGAAGAGATTACCGGATACGAAAAACGCGCCACGCGGGACGGCAGGCTCCTTTCCGTGGTTCCCCTGGAATTCGACCCCCTGGTCTTTGAAACCGAAGGCCTGTGGCTGACCATTCCGGATGGCGCCCGGCACACGGTGGAGAACGCGCTCCTGCATTTCATGGGGGCCATTCACGCCGTGGAGCACGCGGCCATCGGCATCATGCCGCTGCTGGTCATGGCGGACCGCAACGACTTCGGGGGCATCTCCACGCCCATGCACGCGGGGCTTGGCACCCCGGCGGTCTTTATCTACGACGGGCTGCCCGGCGGCGCGGGCCTTTCCGCCCAGGCCTTCCGGGATGCGGAAACCCTGCTTTCCCGCACGCTGAACGTCATCGCGGGCTGCGGCTGCGAGACGGGCTGCCCCTCCTGCGTGCATTCGCCCAAGTGCGGCTCCGGCAACCGGCCCATTGACAAGGACGGCGCGATCCTCCTGCTCCAAACCATGCAGGCGGATATGACCGTCGCCGGGCACCCGGATATCGAGTTGGCCGCGCCGCCGGCTTCACCCCGTTCACGCATTTCGCATGAGGAGCAGCCCCGGAAAACGGAAACGCTCCCCGTCCCGCCCCATACCGCAACGTCCGTGGCGGAAGCGCAGGGCGGCGGTTCCCCGTCTTTCGGGTCTGTTTCCGTGGAGGGCGGTACGGCGACAGAGGAGAGAAAAATCATGCAACCGTGCAGATTCGGCGTTTTGGACGTGGAAACGCGCTATTCCGCCCAGGATGTCGGCGGCTGGAACCGGGCGGACCGGATGGGCGTGAGCGTTGCGGTTCTCTACGATTCCGGGACGGCCGCGTTCACCAGTTACACCCAGGATGCCGTTCCGGAACTTGCCGCCCGCTGCGCCGGGCTTGACCTCGTGGTGGGCTTCAACATTCTGCGCTTCGATTACGCGGTGCTCGGGCCGCACGCGCCTGGCGTGGACTGGCGCAAATTTCCCACCCTGGACATGCTGGCCCATGTGTACGAGCGGCTTTCCTACCGTCTGTCCCTGGACAACATCGCCCAGGCCACGCTGAACGTGGGTAAGAGCGCGGACGGGTTGCAGGCCCTTGCCTGGTGGAAGGAGGGGGCCGTGGACAAAATCGAGGAATATTGCCGCCAGGACGTGGCCGTCACCCGCGACATTTACCTGTTCGGCCGCGAGAACGGCTACCTGTTATTCTCGAATAAAGCCAAACAAATTGTCCGCGTCCCGGTGAAGTGGTAA
- a CDS encoding hypothetical protein (Evidence 5 : No homology to any previously reported sequences): MRPGPRKWRSFNPGIPCTPWRARTGRASRPLPRGTASTRAPSLNWGRLYSSPECCCTKARWKRRAFFITRKIPGAGGAPPPRGGEPLLGGMRLLDICGWNTKARICTAMVLPAGNEPRFFPGA, encoded by the coding sequence GTGCGGCCGGGGCCGCGAAAGTGGCGGTCGTTCAATCCGGGGATACCCTGTACTCCCTGGCGCGCGCGCACGGGACGAGCGTCGCGGCCATTGCCAAGAGGAACGGCATCGACCCGAGCGCCAAGCTTAAATTGGGGCAGGTTATACAGCTCCCCTGAGTGTTGCTGCACCAAAGCCCGCTGGAAACGGCGGGCTTTTTTTATAACGAGAAAGATCCCCGGCGCGGGAGGGGCTCCACCGCCGCGCGGCGGCGAGCCGTTGCTTGGCGGCATGCGGCTTTTGGATATTTGCGGCTGGAATACCAAGGCCCGGATCTGCACCGCCATGGTTTTGCCCGCCGGGAATGAGCCGCGATTTTTCCCCGGCGCATGA
- a CDS encoding Lytic transglycosylase catalytic, whose amino-acid sequence MTRTIDRLAVSPSVVLVLLCSFFLFLSGCATQQVTGPKRVGQDVYVDIDAPDVMVEPYVPIDDGMPLTKAELAAFNSTGELDTNLSQDEKQLVELFFKSYVHNYRGTVERFLKRSEVYMPFVEQVFRERKLPVELSCLAYVESGFNPNAVSRAGATGMWQFMPFTGKKYGLSQDRWMDERRDPYKATHAAADYLTKLYEYFDNDWHLAIAAYNAGEGKIGRALAGTDSKTFFEICRKNEMLDNKAQLKEETQQYLPRFLAFTKILRNLETLGFTRPDPQKAPQLATVTIPAGVDLRRFARDIKLDWEQFKGLNPAYLRSISPPGSKSEARIPEARVMVATEWLAQKDIAVYAGWRDYRVKRGDSMGKIAQRTGASTALLRQANGRTSNSLRVGEDILVPGSTRAARSTMKILDLEDAPAIARAKDGKPLGGYSGTHAIEPGDTLYALALAWDSSVDDICLLNDLEPSARLRVGQKLYIPSGKNIGALAAKPVERTPEARPAVSLASSVRGGKGTYVAVQKGDTLSSLARAHGVSVEDICNANGITPKTSLAVGRELHILPGAARTQAVSVKSAAETAKPVQTAQAKPKVQAHASAAGAAKVAVVQSGDTLYSLARAHGTSVAAIAKRNGIDPSAKLKLGQVIQLP is encoded by the coding sequence ATGACGAGAACCATAGACCGCCTGGCTGTTTCCCCTTCCGTCGTCCTTGTTCTGCTGTGTTCGTTTTTTCTGTTCCTGTCCGGCTGCGCCACCCAGCAGGTTACCGGCCCGAAGCGGGTGGGGCAGGACGTCTATGTCGATATCGACGCGCCCGACGTGATGGTGGAGCCGTACGTCCCCATCGACGACGGCATGCCCCTGACCAAGGCCGAACTTGCCGCCTTCAATTCCACGGGGGAACTGGACACAAACCTTTCCCAGGACGAAAAGCAGCTGGTGGAATTGTTCTTCAAATCCTACGTGCACAACTACCGCGGCACCGTGGAGCGGTTTTTGAAGCGGAGCGAGGTCTACATGCCGTTCGTGGAGCAGGTTTTCCGCGAGCGCAAACTTCCGGTTGAGCTTTCCTGCCTTGCCTACGTGGAAAGCGGCTTCAACCCCAACGCGGTTTCCCGCGCGGGCGCGACCGGCATGTGGCAGTTCATGCCGTTCACGGGCAAAAAATACGGCCTCTCCCAGGACCGCTGGATGGACGAGCGCCGCGACCCCTACAAAGCCACCCACGCGGCCGCCGATTACCTGACCAAGCTTTACGAGTATTTCGACAACGACTGGCACCTCGCCATAGCGGCTTACAACGCCGGGGAAGGCAAGATCGGCCGGGCCCTTGCCGGGACGGACTCCAAAACCTTTTTCGAAATTTGCCGCAAGAACGAGATGCTCGACAACAAGGCCCAGCTGAAAGAGGAAACGCAGCAGTACCTGCCGCGTTTTCTGGCCTTCACCAAAATTTTGCGCAACCTGGAAACCCTCGGCTTTACAAGGCCAGACCCGCAAAAAGCCCCGCAGCTCGCCACTGTCACCATTCCGGCGGGGGTGGATTTGCGCCGGTTCGCGCGGGATATCAAGCTGGACTGGGAACAGTTCAAGGGCCTGAACCCGGCCTATTTGCGCTCCATCAGCCCCCCCGGCAGCAAGAGCGAGGCCCGCATCCCGGAAGCCAGGGTCATGGTTGCCACGGAATGGCTGGCCCAGAAGGATATCGCCGTGTACGCCGGGTGGCGCGATTACCGGGTGAAGCGCGGCGACTCCATGGGCAAGATAGCCCAGCGGACCGGCGCTTCCACCGCGCTCCTGCGCCAGGCCAACGGCAGAACGAGCAACTCCCTGCGCGTCGGGGAAGATATTCTGGTGCCCGGCTCCACCAGGGCTGCCCGCTCCACCATGAAAATACTCGACCTTGAGGACGCCCCCGCGATCGCGCGCGCCAAGGACGGCAAACCGCTCGGCGGCTATTCCGGCACGCACGCCATCGAACCCGGCGACACGCTGTACGCCCTCGCCCTTGCCTGGGATTCCTCCGTGGACGACATCTGCCTGCTGAACGATCTCGAGCCTTCCGCCCGCCTGCGTGTGGGGCAGAAACTGTATATCCCCTCGGGCAAGAACATCGGCGCCCTGGCCGCCAAGCCCGTTGAACGCACCCCCGAGGCCCGGCCTGCGGTTTCCCTCGCTTCTTCCGTTCGCGGCGGCAAAGGGACGTACGTGGCGGTCCAGAAAGGGGACACCCTCTCCAGCCTGGCGCGCGCGCACGGCGTGAGCGTGGAGGATATTTGCAACGCCAACGGCATAACGCCCAAGACGAGTCTTGCGGTCGGCCGCGAGTTGCACATTCTGCCCGGCGCGGCCAGAACGCAGGCCGTGTCTGTGAAGAGCGCGGCGGAAACGGCGAAGCCCGTCCAGACTGCCCAGGCCAAACCCAAGGTGCAGGCGCACGCCAGTGCGGCCGGGGCCGCGAAAGTGGCGGTCGTTCAATCCGGGGATACCCTGTACTCCCTGGCGCGCGCGCACGGGACGAGCGTCGCGGCCATTGCCAAGAGGAACGGCATCGACCCGAGCGCCAAGCTTAAATTGGGGCAGGTTATACAGCTCCCCTGA
- a CDS encoding RNA methyltransferase, TrmH family, group 3, whose protein sequence is MPSHRFPAPAPRRGKDAESARETAPTHGQTEKKNHEKQGEPQRSPSPKQGRRAFGKDAPRDGESRGRRKETPREAPFPEENTAAPETPDAPAEGFLQPGIKPVTELLQQNPEKIDAVFLRKGRKDKDTDRILDLCRNAGVRFSLVDDTFLDRLWSGRHQGVIARLFGTGFTDLDDLLGRAVDEPLPLIVALDQVQDPGNAGALARTLYALGGAGLIVPRHNGVYLGAAAARVAAGALDKLAVAKVPNLAQALDAALDAGYAIYGADAAAALAASDPAATPESVFAFSPRLPAILVLGSEDGGLRPVIRKRCTAFLSIPFAREFDSLNVAQAGAVIISAFAAARQGKR, encoded by the coding sequence ATGCCCTCGCATCGCTTTCCCGCGCCCGCGCCCCGGCGCGGCAAAGACGCGGAATCCGCCCGGGAAACCGCGCCGACCCACGGCCAGACAGAGAAAAAAAACCATGAAAAACAAGGGGAACCGCAGCGTTCCCCGTCTCCGAAACAGGGCCGCCGCGCCTTTGGCAAGGACGCGCCCCGCGACGGGGAATCCCGTGGCCGCCGCAAGGAAACGCCTCGGGAAGCCCCGTTCCCGGAAGAAAATACCGCCGCTCCGGAAACGCCGGATGCCCCGGCGGAAGGGTTTCTGCAGCCGGGCATCAAGCCCGTGACCGAGCTGTTGCAACAAAACCCGGAAAAGATCGACGCGGTGTTTCTCCGCAAGGGCAGAAAGGACAAGGATACGGACCGCATTCTGGACCTCTGCCGCAATGCGGGGGTGCGGTTTTCCCTGGTGGACGACACCTTCCTTGACCGCCTCTGGTCCGGCCGCCACCAGGGCGTTATCGCCCGCCTGTTCGGGACCGGCTTCACGGACCTGGACGACCTTTTGGGCCGCGCCGTCGACGAACCGTTGCCGCTGATCGTGGCTCTGGACCAGGTGCAGGACCCCGGCAACGCGGGCGCGCTGGCAAGGACCCTTTACGCCCTCGGCGGGGCCGGTCTTATCGTGCCGCGCCATAACGGGGTGTATCTCGGGGCCGCCGCGGCCAGGGTCGCTGCGGGCGCGCTGGACAAACTCGCCGTGGCAAAGGTGCCGAACCTGGCCCAGGCTTTGGATGCCGCCCTGGACGCCGGGTACGCGATCTACGGCGCGGACGCGGCTGCCGCCCTTGCCGCGTCGGACCCCGCCGCGACCCCGGAAAGCGTGTTCGCCTTTTCCCCGCGTCTCCCGGCCATTCTGGTGCTGGGGAGCGAGGACGGGGGCCTTCGGCCCGTCATCCGCAAGCGCTGTACCGCCTTTCTTTCCATCCCGTTCGCGCGGGAATTCGACTCCCTGAACGTGGCCCAGGCCGGAGCCGTCATCATCAGCGCCTTTGCCGCCGCGCGGCAGGGCAAACGGTAA